Proteins from a genomic interval of Polaribacter sejongensis:
- the panB gene encoding 3-methyl-2-oxobutanoate hydroxymethyltransferase — protein MSAAKKEYKKVTVKSLVDMKKNGEKISMLTAYDFTMAKILDGAGIDVLLVGDSASNVMAGHETTLPITLDQMIYHASSVVRAITRCLVVVDLPFGSYQSDPKEALRSAIRIMKESGGHSIKLEGGKEIKESIKRILNAGIPVMGHLGLTPQSIYKFGTYTVRAKEEEEAEQLMEDALMLERLGCFAVVLEKVPAKLAQEVAEAISIPVIGIGAGNGVDGQVLVTHDMLGMTHEFHPRFLRRYLDMHTEMTGAFKSYIDDVKSSDFPNDKEQY, from the coding sequence ATGTCAGCAGCAAAAAAAGAATATAAAAAAGTTACGGTAAAATCTTTGGTAGATATGAAGAAAAATGGAGAGAAAATTTCCATGTTAACTGCCTATGACTTTACAATGGCAAAAATTTTAGATGGAGCTGGAATCGATGTTCTTTTGGTGGGAGATTCTGCCTCTAATGTTATGGCAGGTCATGAAACAACTTTACCTATTACTTTAGATCAAATGATTTATCATGCAAGTTCTGTAGTTAGAGCTATTACTAGATGTTTAGTGGTTGTAGATTTACCTTTTGGTAGTTACCAATCGGACCCAAAAGAAGCGTTACGTTCTGCTATTAGAATTATGAAAGAAAGCGGCGGACATTCTATAAAGTTAGAAGGTGGTAAAGAAATTAAAGAATCTATTAAACGCATTTTAAATGCCGGAATTCCTGTAATGGGACATTTAGGTTTAACACCACAATCTATCTATAAATTCGGTACGTATACCGTAAGAGCAAAGGAAGAAGAAGAAGCAGAACAATTAATGGAAGATGCTTTAATGTTAGAAAGATTAGGCTGTTTTGCCGTTGTTTTAGAAAAAGTACCGGCTAAATTAGCACAAGAGGTTGCAGAGGCTATTTCTATTCCTGTAATTGGTATTGGTGCGGGAAATGGTGTTGATGGTCAGGTTTTAGTTACCCATGATATGTTAGGAATGACACATGAATTTCATCCTCGTTTTTTACGTAGATATTTAGATATGCATACAGAAATGACGGGTGCTTTTAAATCTTATATTGATGATGTAAAAAGTAGTGATTTCCCTAATGATAAAGAGCAGTATTAG
- a CDS encoding VOC family protein codes for MKNRVTGIGGLFFKSEDAKAAKEWYKNHLGFNTDDWGCTFWWKDENGNKCSTQWSPFAEDTKHFEPSKKDFMFNYRVENLVQLLAELKKEGVTIVGEMEEHDYGKFGWILDNEGNKIELWEPIDKAFL; via the coding sequence ATGAAAAATAGAGTTACAGGAATTGGAGGTTTATTTTTTAAATCTGAAGATGCCAAAGCAGCCAAAGAATGGTACAAAAATCATTTAGGTTTTAATACTGATGATTGGGGATGTACTTTCTGGTGGAAAGATGAAAATGGGAATAAATGTTCAACACAATGGAGTCCGTTTGCAGAGGATACCAAACATTTTGAACCTTCTAAAAAGGACTTTATGTTTAATTACAGAGTAGAAAATTTAGTACAATTATTAGCTGAATTAAAGAAAGAAGGTGTTACTATTGTGGGTGAAATGGAAGAACATGACTACGGTAAATTCGGTTGGATTTTAGACAACGAAGGAAACAAAATTGAGCTTTGGGAACCGATAGATAAAGCTTTTCTTTAG
- a CDS encoding DoxX family protein: MHFLSDYPTEILILLFLIITFLISAFEKILDWKGTISFIKDHFKNSPLKGSVPFLLFILLIIEILAVGFMIVGVYQIYTSEAKEIALLGIQLSAISIIFMLIGQRLAKDYPGAMSLGVYFIISLCGVYLLNK; encoded by the coding sequence ATGCATTTTTTATCTGATTACCCAACTGAGATTTTAATCTTACTATTTTTAATCATTACTTTTTTAATATCTGCATTCGAAAAAATACTAGATTGGAAAGGAACGATCTCTTTTATAAAAGATCATTTTAAAAATTCTCCATTAAAAGGCAGTGTTCCGTTTTTATTATTCATTTTATTAATCATAGAAATTCTTGCTGTAGGATTTATGATTGTTGGAGTGTATCAAATTTATACTTCAGAAGCAAAAGAAATTGCATTACTCGGAATACAGCTTTCTGCGATCAGTATAATTTTTATGCTTATTGGGCAACGTCTTGCAAAAGATTATCCAGGAGCGATGTCTTTAGGTGTCTATTTTATCATTTCACTTTGTGGTGTATATTTACTAAATAAGTAA
- the ybeY gene encoding rRNA maturation RNase YbeY, producing MVTFNYETDFDLKDENLLEYWIDNVVSKKGFSLGELNYIFCDDEYLHKLNVEFLQHDTLTDVISFDNTLGKLISGDIYISIERVADNAKDFEVSFIEELHRVMIHGVLHYMGYKDKTETEKKEMRNAENTALSEFK from the coding sequence ATGGTTACTTTTAATTACGAAACAGATTTTGATTTAAAAGATGAAAATCTTTTAGAATATTGGATTGATAATGTGGTTTCAAAAAAAGGTTTTAGTTTAGGTGAGTTGAACTATATTTTTTGTGATGACGAATACCTTCATAAATTAAATGTAGAGTTTTTACAACATGATACTTTAACGGATGTAATTAGTTTCGACAATACTTTAGGTAAATTAATTAGTGGAGATATCTATATTTCTATTGAAAGAGTTGCTGACAATGCGAAAGATTTTGAGGTTTCTTTTATAGAGGAATTACACAGAGTGATGATACATGGTGTACTTCATTATATGGGATATAAAGATAAAACAGAAACTGAGAAAAAAGAGATGAGAAATGCTGAAAATACGGCATTATCTGAATTCAAATAA
- a CDS encoding DUF1801 domain-containing protein, translating into MPYKATSVEEYINQVPEDRKSALHKLRKTILENLPNGFKEGIQYGMIGYYVPHSLYLDGYHCNPKEPLPFMSFASQKNSINLYHSGIYAVPEIKDWFVNEYPKHCKRKLDMGKSCIRFKKVAEIPFELIAELCKKITVDEWIAVYETNIKKK; encoded by the coding sequence ATGCCATACAAAGCAACATCAGTAGAAGAGTATATAAACCAAGTACCTGAAGATCGTAAAAGTGCGTTACATAAATTACGAAAAACTATTCTAGAAAACCTACCTAACGGTTTTAAAGAAGGTATTCAGTATGGAATGATCGGCTATTATGTTCCTCATTCTTTGTATCTAGATGGTTATCATTGCAACCCAAAAGAACCTTTGCCTTTTATGAGTTTTGCTTCTCAAAAAAACTCCATAAATTTATATCATAGCGGTATTTATGCCGTTCCAGAAATTAAAGATTGGTTTGTAAATGAATATCCAAAACATTGCAAACGGAAATTAGATATGGGTAAAAGTTGTATCCGTTTTAAAAAAGTAGCAGAAATTCCTTTTGAATTAATTGCTGAATTATGTAAAAAAATAACTGTTGATGAGTGGATAGCAGTTTATGAAACTAATATTAAAAAGAAGTAG
- a CDS encoding 2-hydroxyacid dehydrogenase → MKILHLDSNHPLLINQLNDLGYTNDEDYTSSKEEILAKIHNYDGFIIRSRFSIDKTFLDKATNLKFIGRVGAGLENIDCEYAKSLNIGLIAAPEGNRNAVGEHSLGMLLSLFNKLNKADKEVRNGKWLREENRGIELDGRTVGLIGYGNMGKSFAKKLRGFDVEVLCYDIKPNVGDANCKQVSLEELQEKADVLSLHIPQTPLTQNMINANLINGFKKPFWLINTARGKSVVTKDLVSALKEGKILGAGLDVLEYEKASFENLFSDDKMPDAFQYLINSENVLLSPHVAGWTVESKERLAQTIVDKIKAKFN, encoded by the coding sequence ATGAAAATACTACACTTAGACTCAAATCATCCTTTGTTGATAAATCAATTAAATGATTTAGGATATACTAACGATGAAGATTACACTTCTTCAAAAGAAGAAATTTTAGCTAAAATTCACAACTACGATGGTTTTATCATTAGAAGTCGTTTTTCTATTGATAAAACATTTTTAGACAAAGCAACCAATCTAAAGTTTATTGGACGTGTTGGCGCTGGATTAGAAAATATAGATTGTGAGTACGCAAAAAGCTTAAATATCGGATTAATTGCTGCTCCAGAAGGAAATAGAAACGCTGTAGGAGAACATAGCTTAGGAATGCTATTATCGTTATTTAACAAGCTAAACAAAGCTGATAAAGAAGTTAGAAATGGAAAATGGCTACGAGAAGAAAACCGCGGAATTGAACTAGACGGAAGAACGGTTGGTTTAATTGGTTATGGAAATATGGGGAAATCTTTTGCAAAAAAACTTCGTGGTTTTGATGTGGAAGTTTTGTGTTATGATATAAAACCAAATGTTGGCGATGCAAATTGTAAACAAGTTTCATTAGAAGAATTACAAGAAAAGGCAGATGTTTTAAGTTTACACATACCACAAACACCTCTTACTCAAAATATGATAAATGCAAACCTTATCAATGGTTTTAAAAAGCCTTTTTGGTTGATAAATACCGCACGTGGAAAATCTGTTGTTACCAAAGATTTAGTTTCAGCTTTAAAAGAAGGTAAGATTTTAGGTGCTGGTTTAGATGTTTTAGAGTACGAAAAAGCATCTTTTGAAAATTTGTTTTCTGATGATAAAATGCCAGATGCTTTTCAATATTTAATCAATTCAGAAAATGTTTTATTATCACCGCATGTAGCCGGTTGGACTGTTGAAAGTAAAGAACGATTAGCACAGACTATTGTAGATAAAATTAAGGCAAAATTTAATTAG
- the mnmG gene encoding tRNA uridine-5-carboxymethylaminomethyl(34) synthesis enzyme MnmG, translating to MSLFSTTYDVIVVGGGHAGSEAAAAAANMGAHTLLITMNLQNIAQMSCNPAMGGIAKGQIIREIDALGGYSGIVTDKTAIQFKMLNKSKGPAMWSPRAQSDRMQFAECWRAMLELTENVDFYQDSVNGLLFDDNKIIGVKTALGLEIKAKTVVITAGTFLNGLIHIGDKSFGGGRAGEGASTGITEDLVAKGFESGRMKTGTPPRVDGRSLDYSKMIEQPGDEVTEKFSYLPTTKALVKQRSCWLTYTNLDVHDLLRTGFDRSPMFNGRIKSTGPRYCPSIEDKIDRFATKDRHQMFIEPEGWTTCEMYVNGFSTSLPEDVQDKAIRSVAGFENVKFLRYGYAIEYDFFPPTQLKHSLETKIIENLFFAGQINGTTGYEEAAAQGLMAGVNAALKTQEKEPFVLKRNEAYIGVLIDDLITKGTEEPYRMFTSRAEYRTLLRQDNADLRLTPIGFKLGLASQERLDRVIEKQEKADLLIHFLQNTSVKQEEINPILEAKNLALINQSMKLYKIAARPQLDFSDFKSVKKLTAFLEENNIDKEAIEQAVIHLKYSGYIEKEKNNADKLNRLENVMIPSSFNYQKVKSLSFEAREKLTKIQPTSISQASRISGVSPSDISVLLVYMGR from the coding sequence ATGAGTTTATTTTCAACAACATACGACGTTATTGTAGTAGGAGGTGGTCACGCTGGGAGTGAGGCTGCAGCTGCTGCTGCAAACATGGGTGCACACACCTTATTAATTACAATGAATTTGCAAAATATTGCGCAGATGAGTTGTAATCCTGCAATGGGAGGAATTGCTAAAGGACAAATAATTAGAGAGATTGATGCTTTAGGAGGTTATAGCGGAATTGTTACTGATAAAACAGCGATACAATTTAAGATGCTTAACAAATCTAAAGGACCTGCAATGTGGAGTCCGAGAGCGCAATCTGACAGAATGCAGTTTGCAGAATGCTGGAGAGCGATGTTAGAGCTGACCGAAAATGTAGATTTTTATCAAGATTCTGTAAACGGTTTATTGTTTGATGATAATAAAATTATTGGAGTAAAAACTGCTTTAGGTTTAGAAATTAAAGCCAAAACTGTGGTAATAACTGCTGGTACTTTTTTAAATGGATTGATCCATATTGGAGATAAAAGTTTTGGAGGTGGTAGAGCAGGTGAGGGAGCATCAACCGGAATTACAGAAGATTTAGTTGCTAAAGGTTTTGAATCTGGTAGAATGAAAACAGGAACTCCACCAAGAGTAGATGGTAGATCTTTAGATTATTCTAAAATGATTGAGCAACCTGGTGATGAAGTTACAGAGAAATTTTCTTACTTACCAACTACTAAAGCATTGGTAAAACAACGCTCTTGTTGGCTTACGTATACAAATTTAGATGTGCATGATTTGTTGCGTACAGGGTTTGATAGATCTCCAATGTTTAATGGTAGAATTAAATCTACAGGACCAAGATATTGTCCTTCGATAGAAGATAAGATAGATCGTTTCGCAACGAAAGATAGACATCAAATGTTTATTGAGCCAGAAGGATGGACTACTTGTGAAATGTATGTAAATGGTTTTTCAACATCTCTTCCAGAGGATGTTCAGGACAAAGCAATTCGTTCTGTAGCCGGTTTTGAAAATGTAAAATTTTTAAGATATGGCTATGCGATTGAATATGATTTCTTTCCTCCAACGCAATTAAAACATTCGTTAGAAACTAAAATAATTGAGAATTTATTCTTCGCAGGACAAATAAATGGAACCACAGGTTATGAAGAAGCTGCTGCGCAAGGTTTAATGGCGGGTGTAAATGCTGCTTTAAAAACGCAAGAAAAAGAACCTTTTGTTCTAAAAAGAAACGAAGCTTATATAGGTGTTTTAATAGATGATTTAATTACAAAAGGTACAGAAGAGCCTTATAGAATGTTTACATCTAGAGCAGAATATAGAACCTTATTAAGACAAGATAATGCAGATTTAAGATTAACACCAATCGGTTTTAAATTAGGTTTAGCCTCTCAAGAAAGATTAGATAGAGTTATCGAAAAACAAGAAAAAGCAGATTTATTAATTCATTTTTTACAAAATACAAGTGTAAAGCAAGAGGAGATAAATCCTATTTTAGAAGCAAAGAATTTAGCATTGATTAACCAATCTATGAAGCTTTATAAAATTGCTGCAAGACCTCAATTAGATTTTTCTGATTTTAAAAGTGTAAAGAAATTAACTGCTTTTTTAGAAGAAAATAATATTGATAAGGAAGCAATTGAACAAGCTGTTATTCATTTAAAATACTCTGGTTATATAGAGAAAGAAAAGAATAATGCTGATAAATTAAATAGGTTAGAGAATGTAATGATTCCTTCTAGTTTTAATTATCAAAAAGTAAAATCTCTGTCTTTTGAGGCTAGAGAAAAGTTGACTAAAATTCAACCGACATCTATATCACAAGCAAGTAGAATAAGTGGCGTTTCCCCCAGCGATATCTCTGTGCTTTTGGTTTATATGGGTAGATAA
- a CDS encoding class I SAM-dependent methyltransferase codes for MGEKRGLHKKLEPYLNCKDFTVSDETYEVMFNTEYDMLVTSPIPVDLENYYKSENYISHTDSKKTLMDKVYQSVKNVTLRSKLNLINSFKTESKNILDVGAGTGDFLKVCVSNHWNVLGVEPSADAREIANDKGVILQEELLDIQNKKFDVITLWHVLEHVEKLSDYISKLKELLSENGRLIIAVPNHKSDDAKYYKEYWAAFDVPRHLWHFSQNSIQKIFSEENMIVEKTLPMKFDSYYVSLLSEKYKTGKMNPLKALHRGFVSNLKARKTKEYSSLIYVIKNK; via the coding sequence ATGGGGGAGAAAAGAGGGCTTCACAAAAAGTTAGAACCTTATTTAAACTGCAAAGATTTTACGGTTTCAGATGAAACTTATGAAGTGATGTTTAATACAGAATATGATATGTTGGTAACATCACCAATTCCTGTAGATCTAGAAAATTACTATAAGAGTGAAAATTATATTTCACACACTGATAGTAAAAAAACATTAATGGATAAGGTTTATCAGTCTGTAAAGAATGTTACATTAAGGAGTAAATTAAATTTAATTAATTCCTTTAAAACAGAGTCTAAAAATATTTTAGATGTTGGAGCAGGTACGGGAGATTTTTTAAAAGTTTGCGTATCTAATCATTGGAATGTTCTTGGTGTAGAACCAAGTGCTGATGCTAGAGAAATTGCAAATGATAAAGGAGTTATTTTACAAGAAGAATTACTTGATATCCAAAATAAAAAATTTGATGTTATTACGCTTTGGCATGTTTTAGAACATGTAGAAAAATTGTCTGATTACATTTCTAAATTAAAAGAATTGCTTTCTGAAAATGGAAGATTGATCATTGCAGTTCCGAATCATAAAAGTGATGATGCAAAATATTATAAAGAGTATTGGGCGGCTTTTGATGTGCCAAGACATCTTTGGCATTTTTCTCAAAATTCAATTCAGAAAATTTTTTCTGAAGAGAATATGATTGTAGAAAAAACATTGCCAATGAAGTTTGATTCTTACTATGTTTCGCTTTTAAGTGAAAAATATAAAACAGGAAAAATGAATCCTTTGAAAGCACTTCATAGAGGTTTTGTTTCCAATTTAAAAGCAAGGAAAACAAAAGAATATTCTTCTTTAATTTATGTAATTAAAAATAAGTAG
- the tatA gene encoding twin-arginine translocase TatA/TatE family subunit, producing the protein MNTILLFISGPEIMVVMLIVVMLFGADKIPEIARGLGKGMRQVKDATNDIKREINESSKLPKAEADSAKEVSQGANQEFKNITKDINKGINSVKQDIEDLTGPIKRNF; encoded by the coding sequence ATGAATACAATTCTTTTATTTATAAGTGGTCCAGAAATAATGGTTGTCATGTTAATTGTGGTAATGCTTTTTGGTGCAGATAAGATTCCTGAAATTGCCAGAGGATTAGGAAAAGGAATGCGTCAAGTAAAAGATGCAACCAACGATATTAAGAGAGAAATTAACGAAAGTTCTAAATTACCAAAAGCAGAAGCAGATTCTGCAAAAGAGGTATCTCAAGGCGCAAACCAGGAATTTAAAAATATTACAAAAGATATTAATAAAGGAATCAATTCTGTAAAACAAGATATTGAAGATTTAACTGGCCCGATAAAGCGTAATTTCTAA
- a CDS encoding sigma-70 family RNA polymerase sigma factor has product MTEEQVVLNTDKWIDNYADYMYNYAVVRVNNSDLAKDLVQDTFFAGLKSAKNFQGKSTERTWLISILKRKIIDYYRKINSKKGQAEVRMNFYDDGENEGNWLEERVPQSWDNQSEKTIENEELKSQLESCIDALPEKYGMVFRMKTIQEFETEEICKELDITASNLWVIIHRARTQLRKCMEDNWFNN; this is encoded by the coding sequence ATGACAGAAGAGCAAGTTGTATTAAACACAGACAAATGGATAGATAATTATGCAGATTATATGTATAATTATGCTGTTGTGCGTGTAAATAATAGTGATTTAGCGAAAGATTTAGTTCAAGATACTTTTTTTGCTGGCTTAAAATCTGCTAAAAATTTTCAAGGAAAATCTACCGAAAGAACGTGGTTAATTTCTATTTTAAAAAGAAAAATAATAGATTATTATAGAAAAATAAATTCTAAAAAAGGACAAGCCGAAGTTAGAATGAATTTTTATGATGATGGTGAAAATGAAGGTAATTGGTTAGAAGAGAGAGTGCCACAGAGTTGGGACAATCAGTCGGAAAAAACCATTGAAAACGAAGAATTAAAAAGTCAGTTAGAATCTTGCATAGATGCTTTACCTGAAAAATACGGAATGGTTTTTAGAATGAAAACTATTCAAGAGTTTGAAACTGAAGAAATTTGTAAGGAATTAGATATTACGGCGTCAAACTTATGGGTTATTATACATAGGGCAAGAACACAGCTTAGAAAATGTATGGAAGATAACTGGTTTAATAATTAA
- a CDS encoding D-alanyl-D-alanine carboxypeptidase/D-alanyl-D-alanine-endopeptidase: MLKRVLVVLFVTVYFTSCKTVKLSRNIDQKLATSFFDNQFTGIYIYDVAADKVLYNYNADKYFTPASNTKIFTLFTGLEMLPDSIPAFKYAVNKDTLTIQATGDPTFLHPFFKDSTALKLAKKYKKVHLIANNISDKRYGPGWAWEDFDSYFSPEVSAFPMYGNVVFVQNQDSIKVAPNYFANKLEITDKSYGRKELSNSFYFGKNRKRETEIPMIINDSLLLNLWNDILPNKVSLLHKSALKPSTIAYSIPKDSLFKRMMEVSDNFLAEQILVLASSTLSDTLGAAKARNFMLENQLKDLQQKPRWVDGSGLSRYNLFTPISFVEVLTKIHNKIPEKRLFQFFPVGGKTGTLKNWFSGNPKPYIHAKSGTLGNNYNLSGYLITNSGKTLIFSYMNNHYMHSNSEVKKKMQAVFEELRDNY, from the coding sequence ATGCTTAAAAGAGTACTTGTAGTTTTGTTTGTAACTGTCTATTTTACAAGTTGTAAAACGGTTAAATTATCTAGAAATATCGATCAAAAATTAGCAACTTCTTTTTTTGATAATCAATTTACGGGAATTTATATTTATGATGTAGCAGCAGACAAAGTACTCTATAATTATAATGCAGATAAGTATTTTACACCCGCAAGTAATACCAAAATTTTTACACTTTTTACGGGTTTAGAAATGTTGCCAGATTCAATTCCGGCTTTTAAATACGCTGTAAATAAAGATACACTTACAATACAAGCCACAGGAGATCCTACTTTTTTACATCCATTTTTTAAAGACAGTACCGCTTTAAAATTGGCGAAAAAATATAAAAAAGTACATTTAATTGCTAATAATATTTCTGATAAAAGATACGGACCAGGTTGGGCTTGGGAAGATTTTGATAGCTATTTTAGTCCAGAAGTAAGTGCTTTTCCTATGTATGGAAATGTTGTGTTTGTCCAAAATCAAGATTCAATAAAAGTTGCTCCTAACTATTTTGCTAATAAATTAGAAATTACAGATAAAAGTTACGGTAGAAAAGAGCTTTCTAATTCTTTTTACTTCGGAAAAAATAGGAAAAGAGAAACTGAAATTCCGATGATTATCAATGATTCTTTGCTTTTAAATCTCTGGAATGATATTTTACCCAACAAAGTAAGTTTACTGCATAAATCGGCTTTAAAACCCTCTACAATTGCATACAGTATTCCTAAAGATTCTTTGTTTAAAAGAATGATGGAAGTAAGTGATAATTTCTTAGCAGAACAGATTTTAGTTCTAGCATCATCAACACTTTCAGATACCTTAGGTGCTGCAAAAGCAAGAAACTTTATGTTAGAAAATCAATTGAAAGATTTGCAACAAAAACCACGTTGGGTAGATGGCTCTGGATTGAGTAGGTATAATTTATTTACACCGATTTCTTTTGTAGAAGTTTTAACCAAAATACACAATAAAATACCAGAAAAAAGATTGTTTCAATTTTTTCCGGTTGGAGGAAAAACAGGGACTTTAAAAAATTGGTTTTCTGGAAATCCGAAACCATATATTCATGCAAAATCGGGTACCTTGGGGAACAATTATAATTTAAGTGGTTACTTAATTACAAACTCCGGAAAAACATTAATATTCAGTTATATGAACAATCATTATATGCATTCTAATTCTGAAGTAAAAAAGAAAATGCAAGCTGTTTTTGAGGAATTAAGAGATAATTATTAA
- a CDS encoding O-methyltransferase — MHFLPENIDNYVVEHSQQEPTILKELSKETWQKVLNPRMLSGAFQGRVLSMISKLIQPKNILEIGTYTGYSALCLAEGLSSEGKIFTLDKNEELETLQNKYFEKSGFRNQIEQFVGNAIEIIPTIDQKFDMVFIDADKSNYINYFHLIIDKMNSGGIILSDNVLWSGKVVEKLDPKDKDTKVLLEYNKLLNTDDRVETVLLPIRDGLTITRVK, encoded by the coding sequence ATGCATTTTTTACCAGAAAATATAGACAATTACGTTGTGGAACATTCACAACAAGAGCCAACCATTTTAAAAGAATTAAGTAAAGAAACTTGGCAAAAAGTATTGAATCCTAGAATGTTAAGCGGTGCTTTTCAAGGAAGAGTATTGTCTATGATTTCAAAATTAATTCAGCCAAAAAACATTTTAGAAATAGGTACGTATACTGGTTATTCTGCATTGTGTTTAGCGGAAGGATTGTCATCCGAAGGAAAAATTTTTACTTTAGATAAGAATGAAGAATTAGAAACACTTCAAAATAAATATTTTGAAAAATCTGGTTTTAGAAATCAAATAGAACAATTTGTGGGGAATGCAATTGAGATTATTCCTACTATTGACCAGAAATTTGATATGGTTTTTATTGATGCAGATAAATCTAATTACATCAACTATTTTCATTTAATTATTGATAAAATGAATTCTGGTGGAATTATTTTATCTGATAATGTACTTTGGAGTGGAAAAGTAGTAGAAAAATTAGATCCTAAAGACAAAGACACCAAAGTTCTTTTAGAATACAATAAACTATTAAATACAGACGATAGAGTAGAAACGGTACTTTTACCAATTAGAGATGGTTTAACAATAACTAGAGTAAAATAG